One stretch of Cedecea neteri DNA includes these proteins:
- a CDS encoding HAL/PAL/TAL family ammonia-lyase, with translation MTRQTGSSAHLHQAVTLGRAQTTIEELVRIADGAPVALAEEALANMDSVSGYIRRAIDEGQVIYGLTTGVGDLVTERLSADQIASVQLNMLRSHACGMGPDLSGREVRAMMAVMLKSLLQGYSGVSAGLAKRMAEMLNRQVTPWSPAGGSVGYLIATAHIGLSLFGEGKCWYQGELLPSAEALAKAGIAPRIPGPREGHALISGTYEITGLACLAVHDFERLLPVADMAGGMCLEALKGNTRGYDARLHALRPHDGQQKTAAILRRLLSGSEIFARYRDHRVQDALSLRCIPQIHGAVRDQLAHCRQIVTIELNSVTDNPVFLIEDDALVILPGGNGHGAPLALALDSLAIAIAQVSTASQARSDRITNVHLSGLPAFLVGRSGANSGMMIPPYVAAALAGDNRSLAAPSSVHTVTTCAGQEDHISMGVSSARKALQAVSNAVDIVAIELLCASQALEFHRPLRASVGAELTLGMVRELVPFRETDTALYPDMHAVRDLIAEGELSQRLLSLIEESEHE, from the coding sequence ATGACAAGACAAACTGGCTCCTCCGCTCACCTGCATCAGGCCGTGACCCTGGGCAGAGCGCAGACCACTATCGAAGAGTTAGTGCGCATTGCCGACGGGGCTCCGGTCGCGCTGGCCGAAGAAGCGCTGGCGAACATGGACAGCGTGAGCGGCTATATTCGCCGGGCAATAGATGAAGGGCAGGTAATTTACGGGCTGACCACAGGGGTGGGTGATTTGGTGACGGAGCGCCTGTCTGCCGATCAGATTGCCAGCGTGCAGCTGAACATGCTGCGCAGCCACGCCTGTGGAATGGGGCCAGATTTGTCGGGGCGTGAAGTGCGCGCGATGATGGCAGTGATGCTGAAGTCGCTGCTGCAGGGCTACAGCGGCGTTAGCGCCGGGCTGGCGAAACGCATGGCCGAAATGCTTAACCGCCAGGTCACGCCCTGGTCGCCTGCGGGCGGCTCGGTTGGCTATTTAATTGCGACGGCGCATATCGGCCTCTCTCTCTTTGGGGAAGGGAAGTGTTGGTATCAGGGCGAGCTTTTGCCGTCCGCCGAAGCCCTGGCAAAGGCGGGCATTGCCCCTCGAATCCCTGGCCCGCGTGAAGGTCATGCCCTGATAAGCGGCACCTATGAAATCACCGGGCTGGCGTGCCTGGCCGTGCATGATTTTGAGCGCCTGTTGCCGGTGGCGGATATGGCGGGGGGCATGTGCCTTGAAGCGCTGAAGGGCAACACCCGTGGCTACGACGCAAGGCTGCACGCCCTGCGTCCGCACGACGGGCAGCAAAAAACCGCCGCGATTTTGCGCCGCTTGCTCAGCGGCAGCGAGATCTTTGCCCGCTACCGCGACCACCGCGTACAGGATGCTCTGAGCCTGCGCTGTATTCCGCAAATCCACGGCGCGGTGCGCGACCAGCTCGCCCATTGCCGCCAGATTGTCACCATCGAGCTGAACTCGGTCACCGACAACCCGGTCTTCCTTATCGAAGACGACGCGCTGGTTATTCTTCCCGGCGGCAACGGCCACGGTGCCCCGCTGGCGCTGGCATTGGATTCTCTGGCGATAGCCATTGCCCAGGTCAGCACGGCGTCTCAGGCTCGATCCGATCGTATTACCAACGTGCACCTGAGCGGCCTGCCGGCGTTCCTGGTTGGCAGAAGCGGCGCTAACTCCGGCATGATGATCCCGCCTTACGTTGCCGCCGCGCTGGCAGGGGATAACCGCAGCCTGGCCGCGCCGTCCAGCGTGCATACCGTCACCACCTGCGCCGGGCAGGAAGACCATATCAGCATGGGCGTTTCTTCGGCTCGCAAGGCGCTGCAGGCGGTGAGCAATGCGGTGGATATCGTTGCCATCGAGCTGCTGTGTGCCAGCCAGGCGCTGGAGTTCCATCGCCCGCTGCGTGCCTCCGTCGGCGCGGAGTTGACGCTGGGCATGGTGCGCGAGCTTGTGCCGTTCCGCGAGACGGACACCGCGCTGTACCCGGACATGCATGCCGTGCGGGATTTGATTGCCGAAGGCGAGCTGAGCCAAAGGCTGCTCTCCCTTATTGAGGAGTCAGAACATGAGTGA
- a CDS encoding CaiB/BaiF CoA transferase family protein translates to MSEALQPLKGIRVLDLSRVLAGPWCASLLNDLGAEVIKIEMPGSGDDSRSFTPHIAGESSYFMQLNHGKKSVTLDLKAPEGLAILKQLVAQADVLVENFRPGVTKRLGIDYPTLQEINPRLVYASISGFGQQGAMAHKAAYDHIVQAYGGIMQVTGWAEGEPTRVGDAIGDVVAGLYGSWAVLAALLQRGIGGQGQHLDVSMLDTMVTMQMVSLTQWIGGQPPAGRLGNAHPISAPMDSYPAQDGHIVIAVANDKLFRQLCSAMEKPELASDPLYLTDPLRLANQQPLRVEIERWLADKTVNDAQAILDSAGVPASAVLRLDQILTSDYARERELVKQVKHPTAGNISIVPQPVKMSAMTAEPALVPPALGEHTASVLQELLAIDEATLKQLKAQGVI, encoded by the coding sequence ATGAGTGAAGCTTTACAGCCGCTAAAAGGCATCAGAGTGCTTGATCTATCCCGCGTGCTGGCCGGCCCGTGGTGCGCTTCCTTACTGAACGATCTGGGGGCCGAAGTCATCAAGATTGAGATGCCGGGCAGCGGGGATGACTCCCGCAGCTTCACCCCCCACATTGCCGGGGAAAGCAGCTACTTCATGCAGCTTAACCACGGCAAAAAAAGCGTCACCCTGGATTTAAAAGCCCCGGAGGGGTTAGCCATCCTCAAGCAGCTGGTGGCGCAGGCCGACGTGCTGGTGGAAAACTTCCGGCCGGGCGTAACCAAACGCCTCGGCATCGACTACCCGACGCTGCAGGAGATTAATCCGCGGCTGGTTTATGCCAGCATTTCCGGGTTTGGGCAGCAAGGGGCGATGGCGCACAAAGCCGCTTACGACCACATCGTGCAGGCCTATGGCGGCATTATGCAGGTCACCGGCTGGGCGGAAGGGGAGCCAACCCGAGTTGGCGATGCCATTGGTGACGTGGTCGCCGGGCTGTACGGCAGTTGGGCGGTGCTTGCCGCGCTGCTGCAGCGCGGGATCGGCGGCCAGGGGCAGCATCTTGATGTCTCGATGCTGGATACCATGGTGACGATGCAAATGGTTTCCCTTACCCAGTGGATTGGCGGCCAGCCTCCCGCCGGGCGGCTCGGGAACGCGCATCCTATCAGTGCCCCGATGGACAGCTATCCTGCTCAGGATGGCCACATCGTGATTGCGGTCGCCAACGACAAGCTGTTCCGCCAGCTTTGCTCGGCGATGGAAAAGCCCGAGCTGGCGAGCGATCCGCTGTATCTCACGGACCCGCTGCGCCTGGCTAACCAGCAGCCGCTTCGTGTAGAAATAGAGCGCTGGCTGGCTGATAAAACCGTCAATGATGCGCAGGCCATTCTAGACAGCGCAGGCGTTCCGGCCTCCGCCGTTCTGCGCCTCGATCAAATCCTTACCAGTGATTATGCGCGAGAGCGCGAGCTTGTTAAGCAGGTGAAACACCCGACGGCAGGCAACATATCTATTGTTCCGCAGCCGGTGAAAATGAGCGCCATGACGGCAGAGCCCGCGCTGGTGCCGCCTGCGCTGGGCGAACATACGGCAAGCGTGCTGCAAGAATTACTGGCGATCGACGAGGCAACGCTTAAGCAGTTAAAGGCGCAGGGCGTAATTTAA
- a CDS encoding 3-hydroxyacyl-CoA dehydrogenase family protein, with amino-acid sequence MVQIKKVAVVGAGTMGARITVVMARAGYRVSLWSRSESTLDKARTIVDSLAASENVAFTTSLEACLADADLVSENVAEDVALKQRVLNDIEQQVSADCVITTNTSSVSITLLASALSQPQRLIGMHWFNPADTMPMIEIVRGENTADEVCLRVRDICQQLGKETITVNQDIPGFIINRLQYAMLREALYLVDAGIGSVEDVDRAVQRTLAPRWAAMGPMKLMDFAGLDTVEKVAGILLPALDNSSQLPAWLKEKVADNKLGVKSGEGFYAWTAEAASAAMRKRDETVRHLTGSNEHE; translated from the coding sequence ATGGTGCAAATAAAGAAAGTGGCGGTGGTCGGGGCCGGAACGATGGGCGCGCGAATCACCGTTGTTATGGCGAGGGCGGGCTACCGCGTTAGCCTGTGGTCGCGTTCTGAATCAACGCTTGATAAAGCTCGAACTATTGTGGACTCGCTCGCTGCCAGCGAAAACGTGGCATTCACGACGTCGCTGGAGGCTTGCCTGGCCGACGCTGACCTGGTTTCTGAAAACGTGGCCGAGGACGTGGCGCTGAAACAGCGCGTGCTGAATGACATCGAACAGCAGGTTAGCGCTGACTGCGTGATAACCACCAACACCTCAAGCGTGTCCATCACGCTGCTGGCGTCGGCCCTGAGCCAGCCGCAGAGGCTGATCGGCATGCACTGGTTTAATCCGGCGGACACCATGCCGATGATCGAGATTGTGCGCGGTGAAAACACGGCGGACGAGGTCTGCCTGCGGGTGCGGGATATTTGCCAGCAGCTGGGCAAAGAGACGATCACCGTTAATCAGGATATTCCGGGCTTTATTATCAACCGGCTGCAGTACGCGATGCTGCGCGAGGCGCTTTATCTGGTGGATGCCGGGATTGGTTCTGTGGAGGATGTCGACCGTGCGGTGCAGAGAACCCTTGCTCCGCGCTGGGCGGCGATGGGGCCGATGAAGCTGATGGATTTTGCCGGGCTGGATACGGTGGAAAAAGTCGCCGGGATCTTGCTGCCTGCGCTGGATAACAGCAGCCAATTACCTGCCTGGCTGAAAGAGAAGGTGGCCGACAACAAACTCGGCGTAAAAAGCGGCGAGGGCTTTTATGCCTGGACCGCTGAGGCAGCCTCAGCCGCAATGCGCAAGCGTGATGAAACGGTCAGGCACCTGACCGGGAGCAATGAGCATGAGTGA
- a CDS encoding enoyl-CoA hydratase-related protein, protein MSDILSRVDGAVAVVTLNRAQKYNALTAEMLDELVSTLKELDGRADVRAIVLFGSPKAFSAGADTGTLASASATTLWRSGFSEKWDRVAEIETPLIAAVSGYALGGGLELALLCDMIIADQSAVFGLPESHIGIIPGAGGTQRLVRAVGKSLAMDMLLSGRRIDAQEALRAGLVSRVTDSLEEQALILANQVAKAAPLAAMMIKKAVAASYEMPLSAGVAYERSLSALIADSEDRAAGLAAFKNKQSPEFKGR, encoded by the coding sequence ATGAGTGATATTCTCTCCCGCGTGGACGGCGCTGTTGCCGTGGTCACCCTCAACAGGGCGCAAAAATATAACGCGCTAACCGCTGAAATGCTGGATGAGCTGGTCAGCACGCTAAAGGAGCTGGACGGGCGAGCGGACGTCAGAGCGATAGTTCTGTTTGGCTCCCCCAAAGCCTTCTCTGCCGGAGCGGATACCGGCACGCTGGCTTCCGCTTCGGCAACGACGCTGTGGCGCAGTGGGTTTAGCGAGAAGTGGGACAGGGTCGCGGAAATCGAAACGCCGCTGATTGCCGCCGTCTCCGGCTACGCCCTCGGCGGAGGGCTGGAGCTGGCGCTGCTGTGCGACATGATTATCGCCGATCAAAGCGCGGTCTTCGGCCTGCCGGAAAGCCACATCGGTATTATTCCCGGCGCGGGTGGTACGCAGCGGCTGGTGCGCGCCGTCGGCAAGTCGCTGGCGATGGACATGCTATTGAGCGGCAGAAGAATTGACGCGCAGGAAGCCCTGCGTGCCGGGCTTGTCAGCCGCGTGACGGATTCACTTGAGGAGCAGGCGTTAATATTGGCAAATCAGGTGGCTAAAGCCGCGCCGCTGGCGGCGATGATGATTAAAAAAGCCGTGGCGGCGAGCTATGAAATGCCGCTCAGCGCAGGCGTGGCCTATGAAAGATCGCTCTCTGCTTTGATAGCCGACAGTGAGGACAGGGCGGCCGGGCTGGCGGCGTTTAAAAATAAGCAGTCGCCTGAGTTTAAGGGGCGATAA
- a CDS encoding HutD family protein, with the protein MIQLLPYEQCPEMPWKNGQGVTREIYRCPATNDYDWRISVATIRHDGPFSRFPGYLRNISVLEGEGMYLTVDGEKSPLIPPFQATDFNGESDVSCIIQGGPLLDFNVIYKADATKAAVSWLREGTWTHQQGTQLLFNAGESLEIDVSGERHVLQPYDSLLISAPATIRVVSAAPSLFARVTLSA; encoded by the coding sequence ATGATCCAGCTTCTGCCCTACGAGCAATGCCCGGAAATGCCATGGAAAAACGGCCAGGGCGTAACGCGGGAGATTTACCGCTGCCCGGCAACGAATGACTACGACTGGCGTATTTCGGTGGCGACCATTCGCCATGACGGCCCCTTCTCTCGCTTCCCCGGCTACCTGCGCAACATCAGCGTGCTGGAAGGTGAAGGCATGTATCTCACCGTCGACGGCGAAAAGAGCCCGCTCATCCCACCGTTCCAGGCCACCGATTTCAACGGTGAAAGTGACGTCTCCTGCATTATTCAGGGCGGCCCGCTGCTGGACTTTAACGTCATCTATAAGGCAGACGCTACTAAAGCCGCTGTCAGCTGGCTGCGAGAAGGCACCTGGACGCACCAGCAGGGCACGCAGCTGCTGTTTAATGCGGGCGAATCGCTGGAGATTGACGTCAGCGGAGAACGACACGTTTTGCAGCCCTACGACAGCCTGTTGATTAGCGCCCCGGCGACAATCCGCGTGGTTTCCGCGGCTCCTTCCCTTTTTGCGCGCGTCACCCTTAGCGCATAA
- the hutC gene encoding histidine utilization repressor has translation MAQNDVFKAAAETENLDQPAPFYERVKIIIKTNIHSGLWPVNYRVPSESELVNQFGYSRMTINRALRELTAEGLLVRMQGIGTFVAEVRGQSALLEINNIADEIASRGHRHHARVLELTQVYADAQQAMAFNLPKGSRLFHSLICHYENGVPVMLEDRLVNSLIVPDYFQQDFTRITPNAYLSSIAPIVEGEHIIEAVNVPREECVYLEIDEHTPCLQVNRRTWTGRQNKKIVTSVRLVYPGSRYRLEGSMHK, from the coding sequence ATGGCACAAAACGACGTTTTTAAAGCAGCGGCAGAGACCGAAAATCTGGACCAGCCGGCCCCTTTTTATGAAAGAGTCAAAATCATTATTAAGACCAACATTCATAGCGGGCTGTGGCCGGTAAACTACCGCGTGCCATCGGAAAGTGAGCTGGTGAATCAGTTCGGCTATAGCCGCATGACCATCAACCGCGCCCTGCGCGAGCTGACCGCCGAAGGCCTGCTGGTTCGCATGCAGGGTATCGGGACATTCGTCGCCGAAGTTCGTGGCCAATCCGCGCTGCTGGAAATCAACAATATTGCCGACGAAATCGCCAGCCGCGGGCACCGTCATCACGCTCGCGTGCTGGAGCTAACCCAGGTCTATGCCGACGCGCAGCAGGCGATGGCGTTCAATTTACCTAAAGGCAGCCGCCTGTTCCATTCGCTGATTTGCCACTACGAAAACGGCGTGCCGGTGATGCTGGAAGACCGCCTGGTGAACTCGCTGATCGTCCCGGACTACTTCCAGCAGGATTTCACCCGCATCACGCCCAACGCCTATCTTTCGTCCATCGCGCCTATCGTTGAAGGCGAGCACATTATTGAGGCGGTGAACGTGCCTCGCGAAGAGTGCGTGTATCTGGAAATCGACGAGCACACGCCTTGCCTGCAGGTTAATCGCCGTACCTGGACCGGGCGGCAGAACAAAAAAATCGTCACCAGCGTGCGCCTGGTTTACCCCGGCTCGCGCTACCGCCTCGAAGGAAGCATGCATAAATGA
- a CDS encoding formimidoylglutamate deiminase, with protein sequence MAVYFAAKALLPQGWAENVKLGVSPQGVISSLECNSVPGADDIRLEGVVVPGMPNLHSHAFQRAMAGLTEVVGDPADSFWTWRDLMYRLVGKITPEQLETIASYLYIEMLKAGYTSVAEFHYLHHDVDGKAYAQPAELALRIAHAAKNIGIGLTLLPVLYSHSGFGGQPASAGQRRFINDTDSYLKLYDSIATALAPEPMQRAGLCFHSLRAVTPEQMRIVLESQAQPQPVHIHISEQRKEVEDCLAWSGLRPVEWLYQNMPVDERWCLIHATHITESETRLIAESGAVAGLCLTTEANLGDGIFPGQAFLQQGGNWGIGSDSHISVSVSEDLRWFEYGQRLNNRRRNLLHLEAEPYVGNVLYQGALHGGRMALGQNIGELAVGARADWLVLDGNDPFLATAKDNELLNRWIFACSSNPIKEVMTGGKWVIRDGRHARDEEVKAGFAQVLKQLTS encoded by the coding sequence ATGGCGGTATATTTCGCGGCAAAAGCGCTTCTGCCGCAGGGCTGGGCGGAGAATGTCAAACTGGGCGTTTCGCCGCAGGGGGTGATTAGTTCCCTGGAATGCAACAGCGTGCCGGGGGCCGACGATATCCGGCTTGAGGGGGTTGTGGTGCCGGGCATGCCGAACCTGCATTCACACGCTTTTCAGCGGGCGATGGCCGGGCTGACGGAAGTGGTTGGCGACCCGGCGGACAGCTTCTGGACGTGGCGTGACCTGATGTACCGCCTGGTGGGCAAAATCACCCCCGAACAGCTGGAGACTATCGCCAGCTATCTGTATATCGAAATGCTGAAGGCCGGCTACACCTCGGTGGCCGAATTCCACTACCTGCACCACGACGTTGACGGTAAGGCTTACGCGCAGCCTGCCGAGCTGGCGCTACGCATTGCCCACGCGGCAAAAAATATCGGCATTGGCCTGACGCTGCTCCCGGTGCTCTACTCGCACTCTGGCTTCGGCGGGCAGCCCGCTTCGGCAGGGCAGCGTCGCTTCATAAACGATACCGACAGCTACCTGAAACTGTACGACAGCATTGCCACGGCGCTTGCCCCGGAACCGATGCAGCGCGCAGGGCTGTGCTTCCATTCGCTGCGTGCGGTTACGCCGGAACAAATGCGTATCGTGCTGGAAAGCCAGGCGCAGCCTCAGCCGGTGCATATTCATATCTCCGAGCAGCGCAAAGAGGTTGAGGATTGTTTGGCCTGGTCCGGCCTGCGCCCTGTGGAATGGCTGTATCAAAATATGCCGGTTGATGAGCGCTGGTGCCTGATTCATGCCACCCACATCACCGAAAGTGAAACCCGCCTTATTGCTGAGTCTGGCGCCGTAGCCGGGCTATGCCTGACCACCGAGGCGAACCTGGGTGACGGCATTTTCCCAGGGCAAGCATTCCTGCAGCAGGGCGGTAACTGGGGGATCGGCTCCGACAGCCATATCAGCGTTAGCGTGAGCGAGGATTTGCGCTGGTTTGAATATGGCCAGCGCCTCAATAACCGCCGCCGCAACTTGCTTCACCTCGAAGCCGAGCCTTATGTCGGTAACGTGCTTTATCAGGGGGCGCTGCACGGCGGGCGAATGGCGCTGGGGCAAAACATTGGCGAGCTGGCCGTGGGGGCAAGAGCTGACTGGCTGGTGCTGGACGGCAACGATCCGTTCCTGGCGACGGCGAAAGACAATGAACTGTTGAACCGCTGGATTTTTGCCTGCTCTTCTAACCCAATAAAAGAAGTGATGACCGGCGGAAAATGGGTCATACGCGACGGACGACATGCCAGAGATGAAGAGGTTAAGGCCGGTTTTGCTCAGGTGCTAAAACAGCTAACGTCTTAA
- a CDS encoding cycle-inhibiting factor, translating to MRNLLNTFRPAQPDPRLQAQNSQQSRTARTSATASSSRSVNNPSTRMVQDFAKLSAKNLRANVLLNSDDNSTPIHHKSPSALLKAIDDNITNTARDWGMPKHEVEAMLGSSKRINEPVCGVTANNVMKLFLDTDHFSYAFEHGHTMSLSQLQHQLANLPAHKNFILRVNDAGLGHAYVIDLPASAKPRRDAFIYQSDLGDGATRPLRLDDWMSKKAAHPLSMNDINTHFMNMSQGRVDPGHIAKLFDVDGNPKMLRPERLDLRKNHGFNFQLSEYDPANLERNVSAIKARCG from the coding sequence ATGAGAAACCTGCTTAATACCTTCCGTCCTGCACAGCCAGATCCGCGCCTGCAGGCGCAAAATAGCCAGCAAAGTCGGACTGCCAGAACGTCGGCCACGGCTTCTTCGTCCCGTAGCGTCAATAACCCGTCAACCCGCATGGTGCAGGACTTCGCGAAGCTAAGCGCCAAAAACCTGAGAGCAAACGTGCTGCTTAACAGCGATGACAATTCCACGCCTATTCACCATAAAAGCCCTTCGGCGCTGCTGAAGGCGATAGACGATAACATCACGAATACGGCGCGAGACTGGGGAATGCCGAAGCATGAGGTGGAGGCGATGCTGGGCAGCAGCAAGCGCATCAATGAGCCAGTTTGCGGCGTCACCGCGAATAACGTGATGAAGCTGTTCCTGGATACGGACCACTTCAGCTACGCTTTTGAACACGGGCATACCATGTCTTTGTCGCAGCTTCAGCATCAACTGGCGAATTTACCTGCCCATAAGAATTTCATTTTGCGGGTGAATGATGCGGGCCTTGGGCATGCGTACGTGATAGATCTTCCCGCCAGCGCTAAACCACGGCGCGATGCGTTTATCTATCAGTCTGATTTAGGCGACGGCGCAACCCGTCCGCTTCGGCTTGACGACTGGATGAGCAAGAAAGCCGCCCATCCGCTGTCGATGAATGATATCAACACGCACTTTATGAACATGTCGCAGGGCAGAGTCGACCCGGGGCATATCGCTAAGCTGTTTGACGTCGACGGTAACCCGAAGATGCTGCGCCCGGAGCGTCTTGATTTACGCAAGAACCATGGCTTTAATTTCCAGCTATCGGAATACGACCCGGCGAACCTGGAAAGAAATGTTTCGGCGATTAAAGCTCGATGCGGCTGA
- a CDS encoding carbonic anhydrase → MQHIIEGFLNFQKEIFPQRKELFRSLASSQNPKALFISCSDSRLVPELVTQQEPGQLFVIRNAGNIVPSFGPEPGGVSATIEYAVVALGVTDIVICGHSNCGAMKAIASCQCLDPMPAVAHWLHYSDAAKAVVEKKTWDNETDKVNAMVEENVIAQLNNIKTHPSVAVGLRNNGLRLHGWVYDIESGEIRTLDKNSKTFVSLADNPDVCFE, encoded by the coding sequence ATGCAACATATCATCGAAGGTTTCCTTAACTTCCAGAAAGAGATTTTTCCGCAGCGCAAAGAGCTCTTTCGCAGCCTGGCGTCCAGCCAAAATCCTAAAGCGCTTTTTATTTCCTGTTCCGACAGCCGCCTGGTGCCGGAGCTGGTGACCCAGCAGGAGCCGGGACAGCTCTTCGTTATTCGTAATGCCGGTAACATCGTGCCTTCCTTTGGCCCGGAGCCGGGCGGGGTGTCTGCTACCATCGAATACGCGGTTGTGGCGCTTGGCGTGACGGATATTGTGATTTGCGGGCACTCTAACTGCGGCGCGATGAAAGCCATTGCCTCCTGCCAGTGTCTGGACCCGATGCCTGCCGTGGCCCACTGGCTGCACTATTCCGATGCGGCAAAAGCGGTAGTCGAAAAGAAAACCTGGGATAACGAGACCGACAAGGTCAACGCCATGGTAGAAGAAAACGTCATCGCGCAGCTGAACAACATTAAAACGCATCCTTCCGTGGCCGTTGGCCTGCGTAATAACGGCCTGCGTCTGCACGGCTGGGTTTACGATATCGAAAGCGGCGAAATTCGCACGCTGGATAAAAACAGCAAGACCTTTGTTTCTCTGGCGGATAATCCTGACGTTTGTTTCGAATAA
- a CDS encoding DUF6515 family protein, whose product MKKSLSILAMSALMIVPSLAQARPGPWFGHGPGFWSGPRYYAGPHYFYPGPRLTVLPGLATAIIVGGLTYYVVNGIYYQRQGTEYIRVETPSSPGGGISVLDYNGKRYYVRNGSYYQKDINGNYFEVPRPAGL is encoded by the coding sequence ATGAAAAAGTCTCTGTCTATTTTGGCAATGTCTGCGCTGATGATTGTCCCGTCGCTGGCGCAGGCACGCCCTGGCCCCTGGTTCGGTCATGGGCCGGGGTTCTGGTCTGGTCCTCGTTATTACGCCGGGCCGCATTACTTCTATCCGGGGCCGCGTCTGACCGTGCTGCCGGGGCTGGCAACGGCCATTATCGTCGGCGGGCTGACCTATTACGTGGTCAACGGTATTTATTACCAGCGTCAGGGTACGGAGTACATTCGGGTTGAAACGCCGTCAAGCCCAGGGGGCGGCATCAGCGTTCTGGATTACAACGGCAAGCGTTATTACGTGCGTAACGGCAGCTATTACCAGAAGGATATTAACGGTAACTATTTCGAGGTGCCCCGCCCCGCCGGGCTGTAA
- a CDS encoding purine-cytosine permease family protein: MTESRSIDYIPDGERHGHPFSQFTLWFGGNLQITAIVTGALAVVLGGDVVWSLVGLFVGQILGASIMSFHALQGPRLGLPQMIITRAQFGVYGAVIPLVLVCIMYIGFSASGTVLAGQAMARLLSISDASGMILFSAIIIVIAVLGYRVIHKLGKVASIVGVLAFAWLFGSLLLNTDLTAIMQNNHFSMPMFLLAVSLSSSWQIAFCPYVSDYSRYLPRNVSGPKVFFSVFSGTVLGTQASMTLGVITAAIAGSAFSGHEVGYIVGLGKTETMAMLIYFAICFGKITFTTLNAYGSFMSLTTIVSGFRKQVTLSQKNRILFVVLMVAASCIIALLSEPAFLKHFTHFLLFLLAFFVPWSAIGLTDYYLISCRAVDITALFDADKRYGRWNLFGIGVYIVGVLIQLPFIENPLFHGSLTWLFAGNDVSWIIGWFATAILYYGLHRLDKRVLPAATVYPNSSAR; encoded by the coding sequence TTGACCGAGTCCCGTTCTATCGATTACATCCCCGACGGCGAACGTCATGGGCATCCTTTCAGCCAGTTTACCCTCTGGTTCGGCGGTAATTTGCAGATAACCGCGATTGTCACCGGCGCGCTGGCCGTTGTTCTGGGCGGGGATGTGGTCTGGTCGCTGGTGGGGCTATTCGTCGGGCAGATTCTGGGCGCATCGATCATGTCTTTCCACGCTTTGCAGGGGCCACGGCTTGGCTTACCGCAGATGATTATCACCCGCGCACAGTTTGGCGTTTACGGCGCGGTGATACCGCTGGTGCTGGTGTGCATCATGTACATTGGTTTTTCCGCGAGCGGGACGGTGCTGGCGGGGCAGGCGATGGCCCGTCTGCTGTCGATAAGTGACGCCAGCGGGATGATCCTGTTCAGCGCGATTATCATCGTGATTGCGGTGCTCGGCTATCGCGTGATCCATAAGCTTGGCAAGGTCGCCAGTATTGTCGGCGTGTTGGCTTTTGCCTGGCTGTTTGGTTCGCTGCTGCTCAATACCGATCTCACGGCTATTATGCAAAATAACCATTTCTCGATGCCGATGTTTTTGCTGGCGGTGTCGCTGTCTTCCTCCTGGCAAATCGCCTTTTGCCCCTACGTTTCCGATTATTCACGCTATCTGCCGCGAAACGTCTCGGGGCCGAAAGTGTTCTTCTCGGTGTTTAGCGGCACCGTGCTGGGGACTCAGGCATCCATGACGCTGGGCGTTATCACCGCCGCCATTGCCGGGAGCGCGTTTTCCGGCCACGAGGTTGGCTACATTGTGGGGCTGGGCAAAACCGAAACCATGGCGATGCTGATTTATTTCGCGATCTGCTTCGGCAAAATCACCTTCACCACGCTGAACGCCTACGGCAGCTTTATGTCACTGACGACCATTGTTTCCGGCTTTCGCAAACAGGTTACCCTCAGCCAAAAAAATCGCATTCTGTTTGTGGTGCTGATGGTGGCTGCCTCGTGCATCATTGCGCTGCTGAGCGAACCCGCATTCCTGAAACATTTCACCCACTTCCTGCTGTTCTTACTGGCTTTCTTTGTGCCCTGGAGCGCGATTGGCCTGACCGATTACTATCTTATTTCGTGCCGCGCCGTTGATATAACCGCGCTGTTTGATGCCGATAAACGCTATGGCCGCTGGAACCTGTTTGGTATTGGTGTGTATATCGTCGGGGTACTGATTCAGCTGCCGTTTATCGAAAACCCGCTCTTCCACGGCTCGTTGACGTGGCTGTTCGCCGGCAACGACGTGTCGTGGATTATCGGCTGGTTTGCTACCGCGATTCTCTATTATGGCCTGCACCGCCTGGATAAACGCGTTTTGCCGGCGGCGACGGTTTACCCTAATAGTTCGGCTCGCTGA